From a region of the Pseudomonadota bacterium genome:
- a CDS encoding MFS transporter produces the protein MIPQSALAIVALFASLVLLVMGNSSLGTIAALRLEIEGYEPGAIGIVLALTSLGFVLGSLFGIRIVQRVGHIRAFAVFAGIAAVAALSHPLHVSIPGWMLFRLVLGFCIAGLMLVTESWINSHATPQSRGSLLATYMVLFFLAASSGQFIVALGDPGMYGLFVIAAIFIILSLVPISLTRSTPPQMKRGKRLAFSVLWARSELGLGGAAVSGVVLGAFGIVGPVYGYEMGLTVEEIAVFMGISILAAMVVQWPMGYLSDYLPRRLVIVCVTGAAVGMALFTAAFGQRSSMHLYGGVALFYALAACIYPLSLALTHDMLAKHQIVPASSLLLLANGLGAVAGPAIGGAAITLLGPSGLFLFLAAALGLLLLLALHSFASERAPLVREQSHCVGIAPVSTAVIIDLDPRQESG, from the coding sequence ATGATCCCGCAATCTGCCCTCGCCATCGTCGCGCTCTTTGCGAGCCTTGTCCTGCTGGTGATGGGGAACTCGTCCCTTGGAACCATCGCCGCGCTGCGCCTGGAGATCGAAGGTTACGAACCCGGCGCCATCGGCATCGTGCTGGCGCTGACCTCGCTCGGCTTCGTCCTGGGCAGTTTGTTTGGCATACGAATCGTCCAGCGCGTCGGTCACATCAGGGCTTTCGCGGTGTTCGCCGGCATCGCGGCCGTGGCCGCGCTGTCACACCCGCTGCATGTCTCGATACCGGGATGGATGTTGTTCCGACTGGTACTTGGGTTCTGCATCGCCGGACTGATGCTGGTGACGGAGAGCTGGATCAACTCGCACGCGACGCCGCAGTCGCGAGGCTCCCTGCTGGCCACCTACATGGTGCTTTTCTTCCTTGCGGCCTCGAGTGGGCAGTTCATCGTAGCGCTTGGTGACCCCGGCATGTATGGGCTGTTCGTGATCGCCGCTATCTTCATCATTCTGTCGCTCGTGCCGATCTCACTGACCCGGTCAACGCCGCCCCAGATGAAGCGTGGGAAGAGGCTCGCCTTCAGTGTTCTGTGGGCCCGCTCGGAGCTGGGACTGGGCGGCGCTGCGGTCAGCGGCGTCGTCCTGGGAGCATTCGGGATCGTCGGCCCTGTATACGGCTATGAAATGGGCTTGACGGTCGAGGAAATTGCCGTCTTCATGGGCATCTCGATCCTCGCGGCGATGGTGGTTCAATGGCCGATGGGGTATTTGTCGGACTACCTGCCGCGCCGCCTGGTAATCGTGTGCGTTACGGGCGCTGCCGTGGGCATGGCGCTGTTCACTGCCGCCTTTGGCCAACGTTCGTCAATGCATCTCTATGGCGGCGTGGCCTTGTTCTATGCACTGGCCGCCTGCATCTATCCGTTGAGTCTGGCGCTGACGCATGACATGCTCGCCAAGCACCAGATCGTGCCGGCAAGTTCACTACTGCTGCTTGCAAACGGCCTGGGTGCAGTGGCCGGGCCGGCCATCGGCGGCGCGGCGATCACTCTGCTTGGGCCGTCGGGGTTGTTCCTGTTCCTTGCCGCCGCGCTGGGGCTGTTGCTGCTGTTGGCGCTGCATTCGTTCGCGAGTGAGAGGGCTCCCCTGGTGCGCGAGCAGTCGCATTGCGTGGGCATCGCGCCGGTATCGACCGCTGTGATCATAGATCTCGATCCGAGGCAAGAATCGGGTTGA
- a CDS encoding DUF1275 domain-containing protein produces MMSSLGWAEAGVRHDCRMVSFDMHATAIDFWNCDRSGSRITPEPHFPLVEPCSITTRNGLLLALAFAVGYIDALSYPGLSRGFTANMTGNTVLPGVALALTLEPLLLFAFTSGWYPAHDTLASETTAAALVMLSALAMGVKSTTVSRLEITVIATTYLIGTLTNLVARLVERAHRESKPFRHSALLPAV; encoded by the coding sequence ATGATGTCTAGCTTGGGTTGGGCGGAAGCGGGAGTGCGTCATGACTGTCGAATGGTTAGCTTCGATATGCACGCCACTGCGATAGACTTTTGGAACTGCGACCGATCAGGTTCCCGAATCACACCTGAGCCGCATTTTCCATTGGTTGAACCATGCTCGATTACGACAAGAAACGGATTGCTGCTGGCGCTTGCCTTCGCTGTCGGCTACATAGATGCCCTCAGCTACCCCGGGCTCAGTCGCGGGTTCACCGCGAACATGACGGGAAACACCGTGCTGCCTGGCGTCGCACTCGCACTCACGCTCGAGCCGCTCCTCCTGTTCGCCTTTACCTCTGGCTGGTACCCGGCACATGATACGTTGGCGAGCGAGACCACGGCGGCGGCTCTGGTCATGCTGTCGGCGCTTGCCATGGGGGTGAAGAGCACGACAGTCAGTCGACTGGAAATCACGGTCATCGCTACCACCTATCTCATCGGTACGCTCACGAACCTGGTCGCGCGCCTGGTGGAGCGAGCGCACCGCGAGAGCAAACCGTTTCGACACAGCGCTCTGCTGCCTGCCGTATGA